The Deinococcus sp. Marseille-Q6407 genome has a window encoding:
- a CDS encoding FmdE family protein, which yields MADSRPLSPPPFSFLPGTAPDPRRLAAVLTQSSALHGHLCPRQLLGVRSALLAGQLLGLDFPRTDKRVLVLAETDGCYADGLSAASGCWLGRRTLRLMDYGRVAATFVDTRSGQALRIWPQTDLRERVRAARPEGQKRYQAYLDAYRNWPDDQLLSVREVELNFDLAGLISAPGQREVCSSCGEEVLNERWAVRGERVLCPACLSGAYYR from the coding sequence ATGGCTGATTCCCGGCCCCTCTCGCCGCCGCCTTTTTCGTTCCTCCCGGGCACCGCGCCAGACCCGCGCCGCCTGGCGGCCGTCCTGACCCAGAGCAGTGCGCTGCACGGTCACCTGTGCCCCCGGCAGCTGCTGGGGGTTCGCTCGGCGCTGCTGGCCGGACAGTTGCTGGGGCTGGATTTTCCCCGCACCGACAAGCGGGTGCTGGTGCTGGCCGAAACCGATGGCTGTTATGCCGACGGCCTCTCGGCGGCCAGCGGGTGCTGGCTGGGCCGGCGGACCCTGCGCCTGATGGACTACGGGCGGGTGGCGGCCACCTTCGTGGACACCCGCAGCGGGCAGGCCCTACGTATCTGGCCGCAGACCGACTTGCGTGAGCGGGTGCGCGCCGCCCGCCCGGAAGGGCAGAAACGCTATCAGGCGTATCTGGATGCTTACCGCAACTGGCCCGACGACCAGCTGCTCAGCGTGCGCGAGGTGGAGCTGAACTTTGACCTGGCCGGCCTGATCAGTGCGCCGGGCCAGCGCGAGGTGTGCAGCAGTTGCGGCGAGGAAGTCCTCAACGAGCGCTGGGCGGTGCGCGGGGAGCGGGTGCTGTGCCCGGCCTGTTTATCGGGAGCTTATTACCGCTAG
- a CDS encoding MFS transporter has product MTVSPVSPAPPAPPTFASLATRLWPLYLSQALATGATTVSTILASLVMADLGSEQLSGLPSTLISLAAALSASSFGVLMLRRGRRIGLGSAFVLGSLGGLLGFAGARWGLTPLFLAGAAGLGAAQGGFQQARYAAAESVPAPVRGLALGVLMLMSVLGSWVMTGFGPQITALSGRLGTGEEVTGWLVGAGLLALAAVMIALWRPLPAASAAGTPASNSDTSQTGAKPSLAESLAAPGVKSTIAALAAAQAVMVTLMSLPPLRAHHMGLEHGSIAGLVSGHIAGMFAFGLLTGPLIDRLGLRFGYVMGGLLLLLAAGTSVTGTRAGLLLSMFVLGLGWNLISLTSSKVLSRWPAAQGPADSLAFAGAALGTLLGGLLMARSGFPALALTAGMLALLPFWAAWRVRG; this is encoded by the coding sequence GTGACCGTCTCCCCTGTTTCACCCGCTCCCCCTGCTCCGCCAACCTTCGCCAGTCTGGCGACCCGGCTGTGGCCGCTCTACCTGTCACAGGCGCTGGCAACCGGGGCCACCACCGTCAGCACCATTCTGGCCTCGCTGGTCATGGCCGACCTGGGCAGCGAGCAGCTCAGTGGCCTGCCGTCTACCCTGATCAGTCTGGCAGCGGCACTTTCAGCGTCCAGCTTCGGGGTGCTTATGCTGCGCCGGGGCCGCCGGATCGGACTGGGCAGCGCTTTTGTGCTGGGCAGCCTGGGCGGCCTGCTGGGCTTTGCCGGCGCCCGCTGGGGCCTGACACCGCTGTTTCTGGCCGGGGCCGCCGGCCTGGGAGCGGCGCAGGGCGGCTTTCAGCAGGCCCGCTACGCGGCAGCCGAAAGTGTGCCGGCGCCGGTGCGGGGGCTGGCACTGGGCGTGCTGATGCTGATGAGCGTGCTGGGTTCCTGGGTGATGACCGGCTTCGGCCCGCAGATCACGGCTCTGAGCGGCCGCCTGGGCACCGGCGAGGAAGTGACCGGCTGGCTGGTGGGCGCCGGGCTGCTGGCCCTGGCCGCGGTGATGATTGCGCTGTGGCGGCCGCTGCCAGCGGCGTCTGCTGCCGGGACGCCGGCCAGCAACAGCGACACCAGCCAAACTGGAGCCAAACCGTCGCTCGCAGAGTCACTGGCGGCGCCGGGGGTCAAAAGCACCATCGCCGCGCTGGCTGCCGCGCAGGCGGTCATGGTCACGCTGATGAGCCTGCCCCCGCTGCGGGCACACCACATGGGGCTGGAACATGGGTCCATCGCCGGGCTGGTGTCGGGCCACATCGCCGGAATGTTCGCCTTCGGCCTGCTGACCGGCCCGCTGATCGACCGGCTGGGCCTGCGCTTTGGCTACGTCATGGGCGGGTTACTGCTGCTGCTGGCCGCCGGCACCTCAGTCACCGGCACCCGCGCTGGGCTGCTGCTCAGCATGTTCGTGCTGGGCCTGGGCTGGAATCTGATTTCGCTGACCAGTTCCAAGGTGCTGTCCCGCTGGCCGGCGGCGCAGGGCCCGGCCGATTCGCTGGCCTTTGCCGGCGCCGCGCTGGGCACGCTGCTGGGCGGTCTGCTGATGGCGCGCTCCGGCTTTCCGGCGCTGGCCCTGACTGCCGGCATGCTGGCGCTGCTGCCATTCTGGGCGGCCTGGCGGGTACGCGGCTAA
- a CDS encoding META domain-containing protein, protein MTSRTLLNCQLLGAALLLGLSPAAAQTQDAQASQPTQTQVAWTAANPAALAGTWTVVGPDAALPAAGGQAPTLMLDGRSKLSADTGCNPLSGRYAARGQVMVTSNLAVTGALCDPQSARTETALLDRLNHLTHFSLDGELLTLSSTRGDLLLRRSGPALNLGSEMTPRPATQETDMTPAPQNQSTQHQDDQDQNGQEQSAAQGWTVRSLTVGSQLVPLSQDARFDLTRSADGVQLSGTLGCNRLNTQAQVQNQAQSSQSEEWTFGGVSSTRMACSPEQARAEQALSSVLQGKVQVQASGDLLTLRSSGGEMVLERETPAAATD, encoded by the coding sequence ATGACTTCCCGAACTTTGCTGAATTGCCAGTTGCTTGGTGCCGCTTTGTTGCTGGGCTTGAGTCCGGCAGCGGCCCAGACGCAGGACGCCCAAGCTTCTCAGCCTACCCAGACCCAGGTCGCCTGGACTGCGGCAAATCCTGCCGCGCTGGCCGGCACCTGGACAGTGGTGGGTCCTGATGCGGCGTTGCCGGCTGCCGGAGGCCAGGCGCCCACCCTGATGCTGGACGGCCGCTCTAAGCTGTCTGCCGACACCGGCTGCAACCCTCTGAGCGGCCGTTACGCTGCTCGGGGCCAGGTGATGGTGACCTCCAACCTGGCCGTGACTGGCGCGCTGTGTGACCCACAGTCTGCCCGCACCGAAACTGCGCTCCTGGACCGCCTGAACCACCTGACCCATTTTTCGCTGGACGGAGAACTGCTGACCCTCAGCAGCACCCGCGGTGATCTGTTGTTGCGCCGCAGCGGCCCGGCCCTGAACCTGGGCAGTGAGATGACGCCGCGCCCGGCGACCCAGGAGACCGACATGACCCCGGCACCGCAGAATCAGAGCACCCAGCATCAAGACGATCAGGACCAGAATGGCCAGGAGCAGAGCGCAGCCCAGGGCTGGACCGTGCGCTCGCTGACGGTGGGCAGCCAGTTGGTGCCGCTCAGCCAGGACGCCCGTTTCGACCTGACCCGGTCGGCGGACGGTGTGCAGCTGTCCGGTACGCTGGGCTGCAACAGGCTGAATACTCAGGCCCAGGTTCAGAACCAGGCTCAGAGCAGCCAGTCCGAGGAATGGACTTTTGGTGGGGTCAGCTCTACCCGGATGGCCTGCTCCCCCGAACAGGCCCGTGCCGAGCAGGCCCTGAGCAGCGTGCTGCAAGGCAAGGTGCAGGTGCAGGCGAGTGGCGACCTGCTGACCCTGCGCTCCAGCGGCGGTGAAATGGTGCTGGAACGCGAAACCCCGGCAGCCGCGACTGACTAG
- a CDS encoding pseudouridine synthase — translation MTEGGERLQKVLARAGVASRRAAEDLIEAGRVKVNGAAASLGQRVQPEDHITVDGQPVAAPAAQVTYMLHKPAGFVTTAHDELGRSTVLDAMPPVPGLHPVGRLDKDSEGLLILTTDGDLTMRLTHPRFEHEKIYRVWSDPWPGAAELAELRRGVELEDGFARAEVEPAPGGALALLREGRKRQVRRMFAAVGCPVDRLLRFRVGGLWLGDLGPGEYTQLGPRELAWLLQPDAGQQTPEQAQQEALTRRLWL, via the coding sequence ATGACTGAGGGTGGCGAGCGCCTGCAAAAAGTCCTGGCCCGCGCCGGCGTCGCTTCCCGCCGCGCTGCCGAGGACCTGATTGAAGCTGGACGGGTCAAGGTCAACGGTGCGGCGGCGTCGCTGGGCCAGCGGGTGCAGCCGGAGGACCACATCACGGTAGATGGTCAGCCGGTTGCGGCGCCCGCCGCGCAGGTCACCTACATGCTGCACAAGCCGGCTGGGTTCGTGACCACCGCCCACGATGAGCTGGGCCGCAGTACCGTGCTGGACGCCATGCCGCCGGTGCCGGGCCTGCATCCGGTGGGCCGACTCGATAAAGACAGCGAGGGCCTGCTGATTCTGACCACCGACGGTGACCTCACCATGCGCCTGACCCATCCCCGCTTCGAGCACGAAAAGATCTACCGAGTCTGGTCCGATCCCTGGCCCGGTGCCGCCGAGCTGGCCGAACTGCGCCGCGGCGTCGAGCTGGAAGACGGCTTTGCCCGTGCCGAGGTGGAGCCGGCTCCCGGCGGAGCGCTGGCCCTGCTGCGCGAGGGCCGCAAGCGGCAGGTGCGCCGAATGTTCGCGGCGGTGGGCTGCCCGGTAGACCGGCTGCTGCGCTTCCGGGTCGGCGGCTTGTGGCTGGGCGACTTGGGCCCCGGCGAATACACCCAGCTGGGCCCGCGGGAGCTGGCCTGGCTGCTGCAGCCGGATGCAGGGCAGCAAACCCCCGAGCAGGCGCAGCAAGAAGCCCTGACCCGCCGCCTGTGGCTTTGA
- a CDS encoding phosphoribosylglycinamide formyltransferase: MTEQRTGGGERNRPARLGFLASHGGSGARAIAAACAAGELPAQPVALVSNNSRSAALAWAQAGGLTAAHLSSARFPDPAALDGAILAFLQQQGVDVLVLSGYMKALGPQVLGAYAGRTLNIHPSLLPRHGGPGMYGDRVHTAVLAAGDSESGASVHLVTAGIDEGPLLAQSRVPVLPGDTLDTLRARVQDSEGPLYVQALREFLVRGA, from the coding sequence TTGACAGAACAGAGAACCGGGGGCGGGGAACGGAACCGCCCAGCCCGCCTGGGTTTTCTGGCGTCGCACGGGGGCAGCGGGGCCAGGGCCATTGCTGCGGCCTGTGCAGCCGGTGAGCTGCCGGCCCAGCCGGTGGCGCTGGTCAGCAACAATTCCCGCAGTGCGGCACTGGCCTGGGCACAGGCTGGGGGCCTGACCGCCGCGCACCTGAGCAGTGCCCGCTTCCCGGACCCCGCTGCGCTGGACGGGGCCATTCTGGCCTTTTTGCAGCAGCAGGGGGTGGACGTGTTGGTGCTGAGCGGCTACATGAAGGCGCTGGGGCCGCAGGTGCTGGGGGCTTACGCTGGCCGCACGCTGAACATCCACCCCAGCCTGCTGCCGCGCCACGGCGGCCCCGGCATGTACGGGGACCGGGTGCATACGGCGGTGCTGGCCGCTGGCGACTCCGAGAGCGGGGCCTCGGTTCATCTGGTCACGGCCGGCATTGACGAAGGCCCGCTGCTGGCGCAAAGCCGGGTGCCGGTGCTGCCCGGCGACACGCTGGACACGCTGCGTGCCCGAGTGCAGGACAGCGAAGGCCCGCTGTATGTGCAGGCCCTGCGCGAGTTTCTGGTCAGAGGCGCTTAA
- a CDS encoding S1C family serine protease: MNRVLPVLGVTALLAAGAYGGYQFAELRGEPAQVVRLDPAASETATASPAQAAAQTPAPAAEAAPAARVSGDGAAARTESERNTAGVVRSSSDGLVFVETTSTVQPNLQQQMLDQLFGHQGQGQPQQPQEAQGLGSGFFVTDSGDILTNYHVVQDASEINIRLHKDARSYPAEVVGTAPDYDLALIRAKNLPKGEIHALPLGDDKQLEVGLKAIALGAPFGLDFSVSEGIISSLERQAPVGVGDVLQPVIQTDAAINPGNSGGPLLNSAGQVVGVNTQILTGGVGQSAGVGFAIPVSTVKQLLPQLQAGQHIKTPVMGLSMLDLSSADPKLLQASGLPSAGVLVTRVYPGSPAATAGLRATEAVRRDDGTVVPSPDSDILTAVDGHKIESSEDIRTAMIGKRVGDTVTLSVQRGKQTSQLKLKLTDFHFN; this comes from the coding sequence ATGAACAGAGTCCTTCCTGTCCTGGGCGTTACCGCCCTACTCGCGGCCGGCGCTTACGGCGGTTATCAGTTTGCCGAGCTGCGCGGAGAGCCGGCCCAGGTGGTGCGGCTCGATCCCGCTGCTTCGGAAACGGCCACGGCCAGCCCGGCCCAGGCGGCGGCCCAGACCCCGGCCCCTGCGGCGGAGGCAGCTCCGGCGGCCCGCGTGAGCGGTGACGGCGCCGCGGCCCGCACCGAATCCGAGCGGAATACGGCCGGCGTGGTGCGTTCCAGCTCCGACGGATTGGTGTTCGTGGAAACGACCAGCACGGTGCAGCCCAACTTGCAGCAGCAGATGCTGGACCAGCTGTTCGGCCACCAGGGTCAGGGCCAGCCGCAGCAGCCCCAGGAAGCTCAGGGCCTGGGCAGCGGCTTTTTCGTAACCGACAGCGGCGATATCCTGACCAACTACCACGTGGTGCAGGACGCCAGCGAAATCAATATCCGGCTGCACAAGGACGCCCGCTCCTACCCGGCCGAGGTGGTGGGCACCGCTCCCGACTACGACCTGGCGCTGATCCGCGCCAAGAACCTGCCCAAGGGCGAAATCCATGCCCTGCCGCTGGGCGACGACAAGCAGCTGGAAGTGGGCCTCAAAGCCATCGCGCTGGGTGCGCCGTTCGGGCTAGATTTCAGCGTGTCGGAAGGCATTATCTCCAGCCTGGAACGTCAGGCTCCGGTGGGCGTGGGTGACGTGTTGCAGCCGGTGATCCAGACCGACGCGGCCATCAACCCCGGCAATTCCGGCGGCCCGCTGCTGAACTCGGCCGGTCAGGTGGTGGGCGTCAACACCCAGATTCTGACCGGCGGCGTGGGTCAGAGCGCCGGGGTGGGCTTTGCCATTCCGGTCAGCACCGTCAAGCAACTGCTGCCCCAGTTGCAGGCCGGCCAGCACATCAAAACGCCGGTAATGGGGCTGTCCATGCTGGACCTGAGCAGCGCCGATCCCAAGCTGCTACAGGCCTCGGGTCTGCCGAGCGCCGGGGTGCTGGTCACGCGGGTCTATCCCGGCAGCCCGGCGGCGACGGCCGGTCTACGCGCCACTGAGGCGGTCCGGCGCGACGACGGCACGGTGGTGCCCAGCCCCGACTCGGACATCCTCACGGCGGTGGACGGCCACAAGATCGAAAGCTCGGAAGATATCCGCACCGCCATGATCGGCAAGCGGGTGGGCGATACGGTCACCCTGAGCGTGCAGCGCGGCAAGCAGACCAGCCAGCTGAAGCTGAAACTGACCGATTTCCACTTCAACTGA
- a CDS encoding DUF937 domain-containing protein, whose protein sequence is MDLLQLLTGQAQAQQIGQHLGASPEQTQDALQAAVPLLLAALTRNAQQGQPQAAALEQAVAQHDGPALDQFTRSGQLPDLQDGQNILGHIFGTPAQQQAAANVVGQRSGLDPQLALQILSIAAPLVLNYLNRQRPAGATAENTAPAPAGSDITAVLTSVLGGLLAGSGAPAVAAGQPGGSSAQTTTPAPQSSAAGGLGGLLGSLNRALDRDGDGSALNEIVEMLGHRCS, encoded by the coding sequence ATGGACCTTCTTCAACTTCTGACCGGACAAGCTCAGGCCCAGCAGATCGGCCAGCACCTGGGTGCCTCTCCCGAGCAGACCCAGGACGCCCTGCAGGCCGCCGTGCCGCTGCTGCTGGCAGCCCTGACCCGCAACGCCCAGCAGGGCCAGCCCCAGGCCGCCGCGCTGGAGCAGGCCGTGGCGCAGCATGACGGCCCGGCGCTGGACCAGTTCACCCGCTCGGGCCAGCTGCCGGACCTGCAGGACGGCCAGAACATCCTGGGCCACATCTTTGGCACTCCGGCGCAGCAGCAGGCGGCGGCCAACGTGGTCGGCCAGCGCTCGGGCCTTGACCCGCAGCTGGCCCTCCAGATCCTGAGCATTGCCGCGCCGCTGGTGCTGAATTACCTGAACCGCCAGCGTCCGGCCGGCGCGACTGCGGAGAATACGGCTCCTGCTCCGGCCGGCTCCGACATCACGGCTGTGCTGACCAGCGTACTGGGTGGCCTGCTGGCCGGCTCTGGCGCGCCTGCGGTGGCAGCCGGGCAGCCGGGTGGTTCTTCCGCGCAGACCACCACACCCGCGCCACAATCAAGCGCGGCGGGCGGTCTGGGCGGCCTGCTCGGGAGCCTCAACCGCGCCCTGGACCGCGACGGTGACGGCAGCGCCCTGAATGAAATCGTGGAGATGCTGGGCCACCGCTGTTCCTGA
- a CDS encoding PadR family transcriptional regulator yields MTKLPSDRPALPDDERILLLLGLLTEQDRHGYEINDFIERNLEAVIRLKKATAYQLLDRLEARELIVSHTEAQAQRPTRRVFHLTEAGRTHFCQLLEDQLRQAPPLIPEGNVPVMFSEYIAPPQLLTALRERLAQVEAQLAGCDAARQPCTAGVGLALERIERLTRADRDWLRDAVARLEREVEAGGGSDSASSAG; encoded by the coding sequence GTGACCAAACTTCCTTCAGACCGGCCCGCCTTGCCGGACGACGAGCGGATTCTGCTGCTGCTGGGTCTCTTGACCGAGCAGGACCGTCACGGCTACGAGATCAACGACTTTATTGAGCGCAATCTTGAGGCCGTTATTCGCCTTAAAAAAGCCACCGCCTATCAGTTGCTGGACCGCCTGGAAGCCCGTGAGCTGATTGTTAGCCACACTGAGGCGCAGGCTCAGCGGCCCACCCGGCGCGTTTTTCACCTGACTGAAGCCGGCCGGACCCACTTTTGTCAGCTGCTGGAAGACCAACTGCGTCAGGCCCCACCCCTGATTCCCGAGGGCAACGTGCCGGTGATGTTCTCCGAGTACATTGCGCCGCCGCAGTTGCTGACCGCGCTGCGGGAACGGCTGGCCCAGGTCGAGGCCCAGCTGGCCGGCTGCGACGCGGCCCGCCAGCCCTGCACCGCCGGCGTGGGGCTGGCGCTGGAGCGTATCGAGCGGCTGACCCGCGCCGATCGCGACTGGCTGCGGGACGCCGTGGCCCGGCTGGAGCGCGAGGTGGAAGCCGGGGGTGGCAGCGACTCGGCCTCTTCCGCAGGCTGA
- a CDS encoding class I SAM-dependent RNA methyltransferase yields the protein MQPTSHPTPTPASGPDTIYLTEKVVSGGWGLARDESGVILIRGALPGERVRAEVRSGKGVRQGRVTEVLTSSPDRVSGSSLPTTDLAHASYPAQLRYKREFVVEALTRIAKLSGHRVEETVPSPAQLGYRSGAQYLVTPQGLAYRERRAHSPRLIESDPLIAPFVAELLDRLDVSQLAPAQEIAVRGSFLTGEMVAALIGPGEPRAYLRAADHLMDLGAAGVSLAAPAGKRFSAGVRLIAGESSVPERFGDVILPVSAVGFSQVNPAAAGLAYRQVAELAGQGSHAADLYGGAGAIARHLTGSFEQVTVLDSSAEALTRGRQAAGEAGIRNITFQQGAAEDLEELSAEVIVVDPPRAGLDPAVRDHIQASTADRLVYVSCDPATWARDVGDLVGRGWRLGRTVPHDFYPQTSHVEVVSVLER from the coding sequence ATGCAGCCAACCTCGCACCCTACCCCTACTCCTGCTTCTGGCCCCGACACCATTTACCTTACCGAGAAAGTGGTCTCGGGCGGCTGGGGGCTGGCCCGCGACGAATCCGGCGTGATTCTGATTCGCGGCGCCCTGCCCGGCGAGCGGGTGCGTGCCGAAGTGCGCAGTGGCAAGGGCGTGCGTCAGGGCCGCGTGACCGAGGTGCTGACCTCCAGCCCCGACCGGGTCAGCGGGTCTAGCCTGCCCACCACCGACCTGGCCCACGCCAGCTACCCGGCGCAGCTGCGCTACAAGCGCGAGTTTGTGGTGGAAGCCCTGACCCGCATCGCCAAGTTGAGCGGGCACCGGGTAGAGGAGACGGTGCCCAGCCCCGCGCAGCTGGGTTACCGCAGTGGCGCCCAGTATCTGGTGACGCCGCAGGGCCTGGCCTACCGTGAGCGCCGCGCACATAGCCCCCGCCTGATCGAGAGCGATCCCCTGATTGCACCGTTCGTGGCCGAGCTGCTCGACCGGCTGGACGTCTCGCAGCTGGCACCTGCCCAGGAGATTGCGGTGAGGGGGTCGTTTCTGACCGGCGAAATGGTCGCGGCCCTGATCGGCCCCGGCGAGCCGCGCGCTTATCTGCGCGCCGCCGATCACCTGATGGACCTGGGCGCCGCCGGCGTCAGTCTGGCGGCGCCGGCCGGCAAGCGCTTCAGCGCCGGCGTGCGCCTGATCGCCGGGGAAAGCAGTGTGCCGGAACGCTTCGGGGACGTGATTTTGCCGGTCAGCGCGGTGGGCTTCTCGCAGGTGAACCCGGCCGCCGCCGGCCTGGCCTACCGGCAGGTGGCCGAGCTGGCCGGGCAGGGGAGCCACGCCGCCGACCTCTACGGCGGGGCCGGCGCCATCGCGCGGCACCTCACCGGCAGCTTCGAGCAGGTGACGGTGCTGGACAGCTCGGCCGAGGCGCTGACCCGTGGTCGGCAGGCCGCCGGTGAAGCCGGTATCCGCAACATCACTTTCCAGCAGGGCGCCGCCGAGGACCTTGAAGAACTGAGCGCCGAGGTGATTGTGGTGGACCCGCCCCGCGCCGGCCTGGACCCGGCGGTGCGCGACCACATCCAGGCCTCGACCGCCGACCGGCTGGTATATGTGTCGTGCGACCCGGCCACCTGGGCCCGCGACGTGGGCGACTTGGTGGGCCGTGGCTGGCGCCTGGGCCGCACCGTGCCGCACGACTTTTACCCCCAAACCAGCCACGTCGAAGTGGTCAGTGTGCTGGAGCGCTGA
- a CDS encoding dipeptidase translates to MTTSPSADLSAQLDRESAQAELFELLRIPSVSSDSTRTADMGRTAEYLRAKLAALGFSARVDPTAGHPVVYAERLNAPGKPTVLVYGHYDVQPEDPVEEWVSPPFEPEVRDGRIYARGATDDKGQAYAHVRGAELLLSQGELPVNLKFLLEGEEEIGSLNLESYLQAHRDDLKCDVIVISDGSRFAKDVPTVTYGLRGIAYVDVLVQGASRDLHSGSYGGAAPNPINALCEIVAQLKDEQGRITIPGFYDGVAPLTGEERQMWAELPHSDEEFAASIGASALPGEEGYTTLERIWGRPTLDVNGIWGGFQGEGSKTVIPAKAGAKVSCRLVPGQDPDDILRRMQEYIPTLAPAGVQVEVRASHGGQPVKFDLDSPFIKAADHALERVYGRSAAFGRTGGSIPIVADFVRILEAPVLLVDFGVNEDGLHSPNESFSQEDYFNGILTSAYLMQEIALASENE, encoded by the coding sequence ATGACCACATCTCCGTCCGCCGACCTTTCCGCCCAGCTGGACCGCGAGTCGGCCCAGGCCGAACTGTTCGAGCTGCTGCGTATTCCCTCGGTCAGCTCCGACAGCACCCGCACAGCCGACATGGGCCGCACCGCCGAGTACCTGCGTGCCAAGCTGGCTGCCCTGGGCTTCAGCGCCCGGGTGGACCCGACCGCCGGGCATCCGGTGGTGTACGCCGAGCGCCTGAATGCTCCGGGCAAGCCCACCGTGCTGGTGTACGGCCACTACGACGTGCAGCCGGAAGACCCGGTCGAAGAATGGGTCAGCCCGCCTTTTGAGCCCGAGGTGCGGGACGGCCGCATCTATGCGCGCGGCGCCACCGACGACAAGGGCCAGGCCTACGCCCACGTGCGCGGCGCCGAGCTGCTGCTCTCGCAGGGCGAACTGCCGGTGAACCTCAAGTTCCTGCTGGAAGGCGAGGAGGAAATCGGCAGCCTGAACCTGGAAAGTTACCTCCAGGCCCACCGGGACGACCTGAAGTGCGATGTGATCGTGATTTCCGACGGCAGCCGCTTCGCCAAGGACGTGCCCACCGTCACCTACGGCCTGCGCGGTATCGCCTATGTGGACGTGCTGGTGCAGGGCGCCAGCCGTGACCTGCACTCCGGCTCCTACGGCGGCGCGGCGCCCAACCCCATCAACGCCCTGTGCGAAATCGTGGCTCAGCTCAAGGACGAGCAGGGCCGCATCACCATTCCCGGCTTTTACGATGGCGTGGCTCCCCTGACCGGCGAAGAACGCCAGATGTGGGCCGAGCTGCCGCACTCGGACGAAGAGTTTGCTGCCAGCATCGGCGCCTCGGCGCTGCCCGGCGAGGAAGGCTACACCACGCTGGAGCGCATCTGGGGCCGGCCCACGCTGGACGTGAACGGCATCTGGGGCGGCTTTCAGGGCGAAGGCAGCAAGACCGTGATTCCCGCCAAGGCCGGGGCCAAGGTCTCGTGCCGGCTGGTGCCTGGCCAGGACCCCGACGATATCCTGCGCCGGATGCAGGAGTACATTCCCACCCTGGCCCCGGCCGGCGTGCAGGTGGAAGTGCGGGCCTCGCACGGTGGGCAGCCGGTCAAGTTCGACCTGGACAGCCCCTTTATCAAGGCGGCCGACCACGCCCTGGAGCGGGTCTATGGCCGCTCGGCCGCCTTCGGCCGCACCGGGGGCAGCATTCCCATCGTGGCCGACTTCGTGCGCATTCTGGAAGCGCCGGTGCTGCTGGTGGACTTCGGCGTGAACGAGGACGGCCTGCACAGCCCCAACGAGAGCTTCTCGCAGGAGGATTACTTCAACGGGATTCTGACGAGTGCCTACCTGATGCAGGAAATCGCCCTTGCGAGTGAAAACGAGTAG
- a CDS encoding META domain-containing protein yields MRLDGQDITLDPALTLSFEPQPDGSLRLSGKAGCNRLLGSGRPEGQGWTFAALGTTMMGCPPDLAANEDRIAQLFSEPVKLSREGDALALRSGRGELQLAPVTDSAGDAASQPAGTVPDTQAGGQLSGSYTLTELRRDGQVLETSAFVRPVTLSFTRDAQGRATLGGSDGCNAFGGAYEWTGDSLRLNEPSVGTLMFCAGTENLPSLSAALNAAPTLTRSGDTLTLSSGGVDWVFRHD; encoded by the coding sequence CTGCGCCTGGACGGCCAGGACATCACCCTGGATCCGGCCCTGACCCTCAGCTTCGAGCCACAGCCGGACGGCAGCCTGCGCCTGAGTGGCAAGGCCGGCTGCAACCGCCTGCTGGGTAGCGGTCGGCCGGAAGGCCAGGGCTGGACCTTCGCAGCCCTGGGAACCACCATGATGGGTTGCCCACCCGACCTGGCCGCCAACGAGGACCGGATAGCCCAGCTGTTCAGCGAGCCGGTCAAGCTGTCCCGGGAAGGCGACGCCCTGGCCCTGCGCTCGGGCCGCGGCGAATTGCAACTGGCCCCGGTGACTGATTCGGCCGGTGACGCGGCCTCCCAGCCGGCCGGTACTGTTCCGGACACTCAGGCGGGCGGCCAGCTCAGCGGCAGTTACACCCTGACCGAGCTGCGCCGCGACGGCCAGGTCCTTGAGACCAGCGCCTTTGTGCGCCCGGTGACCCTCAGCTTTACTCGTGACGCTCAGGGCCGGGCCACCCTGGGCGGGTCTGACGGCTGCAACGCTTTCGGCGGCGCCTACGAATGGACCGGCGATTCCCTGCGCCTGAACGAACCTAGCGTGGGTACCCTGATGTTCTGCGCCGGCACCGAGAATCTGCCTAGCCTCTCGGCAGCGCTGAACGCCGCGCCGACCCTGACCCGGAGCGGCGACACCCTGACCCTCAGCAGCGGGGGCGTGGACTGGGTCTTCCGCCACGACTGA